The window GGGCGGGTCGACCGCCACCGCCGTGCGCCCGCCTCCGGCCAGGTAGCTGCGGTTGCCGAGTCCTGCCAGCTCGATCGTGTCGACGAAGAACACAGGGCACTCCCTTCCTGAGCGAAGAATTACCCCCGGGGGTATCTCGCACCGACAGTAGCACGAGTACCCCCGGGGGTATTTCCCGCCTCGGGCGGTGGGGAGGAAGGGTCCGGGAGGGGGCCGGGAACATGGTTCGGTCGGGCAGCACCGGAGCGCACGTCTCACCCGGCAGGACGCGCCTGCCCGGCACCGCGCGGTCACACCCGCTGCGGTACGACGGCCACCGGGCAGTGCGCGTGGTGCAGGAGGGTGTGAGCCGTCCGTCCGACCTGGAGGCCGAAGTGGCCCTCCCTGCGCCGTACCCCGACGATCACCAGGTCGGCGGCAGCCGACCGGTCCACGAGCACCCGGTGCGCCGGGCCTTCGACCGTCGCGGGGCGCACTCGTACCGCCGGGTGTTCGACCTCCGGTTCGCGCAGCAGCTCCTCGAGGACGGCGGCGGCATGCTCCTCCTGCCGCCGGGCCGGCTCGTCGGCGAGCACCGGGTTGCCGACGCCCTCGTGCACGGGACGCCGCCAGGCACGTACGACGTCGAGGACGCAGCCGCGCACCTCGGCCTCGCGGAACGCGAACCGCACGGCCTCGTGCCCGGTGTCGGCGTCGCCTGCGGCGAGCAGGATCCGCTCGTGGGTGCCGGCCAGGCCCGCCAGGTCGCCGCGCACCACGACCACCGGGCAGTGCGCCCGGGCCGCAACGGCGAGGCCGACCGAACCCAGCAGCAGCCCCTTCAGCTGTCCCCGCCCGCGAGAGCCGGTGATCAGCGCGGAGGCGTTGGCGGCCTCGCCGAGCAGGGCGGTGACCGCGTCCTGCGGAAGGATCTCCGTGGACACCTTCACCCCCGGGTCGCACCGCTGGGCGCGCTCCGCGGCAAAGGCGACGACGTGCTCCGCCATCACCTGCTCCGAGGGACGTCCCCCGGTCCCCGACGGCATCGCGCCCTCGTACCGCTCCCACAGGGACGCGTACACCAGGCGCAGCGGCAGTCCGAACCGGGCGGCCTCACCCACCGCCCAGTCCACCGCTGTCAGGCTCGGGTCCGACCCGTCGACACCCACCACCAGGGGCAGTTCCATCGACCTCACCGCCTTCCACCGGGGGCTGCCGCCCTCCTGCGGCTGCTTCTGCCACCTTCACCGTCGCATCCGGCACGGCACGGCGCGAGAGCGGTCCGGTCGTTCAGGGGGCCGGTCGGTCCCCTGCCGTCAGGTCTCGGGTCCGGTCCCCGTTCCCGTCCCCGTGGCGCGGGACGACGGCTGCTCGTGGGCCAGATCGGGTTCCAGGAGGGGGCGGCGGCGTGGTCCCGTGAGGTCGTCGCACCGCACGTCCACCACACCGCCGACGGTGCGCGTCAGACGGACGACGAGCGGGATCAGGGAGGCGTCCGGGAGCCTGCCGGTCAGGGTGACCACGCCCTCGCGTACCGCCACGCCCACCGAGTCCGTCAGAAAACCGGCGGCGACGATCTGACGGCGCACGTCCGCGGCGATGTCCTCGTCACCGCGGAGGAACACCTTGAGCAGGTCGGAGCGGCTGACGATGCCGACGAGCACTCCGTCGTCGCCGACGACCGGGAGGCGCTTGACGCCGTGCCGGGCCATGAGGCGGGCGGCCCGGCCCAGGGTGGCGGCGGGGTGGACGGTGACGGCCGGGGTGTTCATCAGCTCCTCGGCGGTCACGGCCCGGGCCTTGGCCGAGCCCGGCCCGGCCACGGGCCGAGGCGGCCCGCCGGGCAGGTCCGGGTCGTCCTCGCGCAGCTCCTCCTTGCGCAGCAGATCGGCCTCGGAGACGACGCCGAGCACCCGGCCCCGGCCGTCCAGCACGGGCATCGCGCTGACGCCCCACTCCTCCATGGTCCGCACGATCTCCTTGAACATCGCTCCACCGGCCAGGGCGACGACGGTCGGGGTCATGACGTCGCCGACGGTGTACTGGGAACCCTGCATGGCGTCCTCCGGCGGGCTCGAAGAAGAGAGGGCTGACAAGGGGCTGACGAGGGGGGCGGGCCGAGGATCACTCGAGGGTCAGACGACGGAGTCCAGGCCGTACAGGCTGCGTCCGCCGACGAGTTCACGGCCCGTGACCAGTTCCGGTTCGATACGGACGAACACCACCTGAGGCGAGGGCACCCAGGAACGCGGACCGCCGTGGAGCAGGCGCCGGTGCTCGGCCGGGTCGGCGACCACCGAGGCGGGGCCGGTGACGACGACGCTCCAGCCGGAGTGCGCGACCGCGTCCACCTCGTCGGCCTCGAAGGCGACCACCGCGCCGTCG of the Streptomyces sp. NBC_01788 genome contains:
- a CDS encoding universal stress protein, which gives rise to MELPLVVGVDGSDPSLTAVDWAVGEAARFGLPLRLVYASLWERYEGAMPSGTGGRPSEQVMAEHVVAFAAERAQRCDPGVKVSTEILPQDAVTALLGEAANASALITGSRGRGQLKGLLLGSVGLAVAARAHCPVVVVRGDLAGLAGTHERILLAAGDADTGHEAVRFAFREAEVRGCVLDVVRAWRRPVHEGVGNPVLADEPARRQEEHAAAVLEELLREPEVEHPAVRVRPATVEGPAHRVLVDRSAAADLVIVGVRRREGHFGLQVGRTAHTLLHHAHCPVAVVPQRV
- a CDS encoding CBS domain-containing protein, with translation MQGSQYTVGDVMTPTVVALAGGAMFKEIVRTMEEWGVSAMPVLDGRGRVLGVVSEADLLRKEELREDDPDLPGGPPRPVAGPGSAKARAVTAEELMNTPAVTVHPAATLGRAARLMARHGVKRLPVVGDDGVLVGIVSRSDLLKVFLRGDEDIAADVRRQIVAAGFLTDSVGVAVREGVVTLTGRLPDASLIPLVVRLTRTVGGVVDVRCDDLTGPRRRPLLEPDLAHEQPSSRATGTGTGTGPET
- a CDS encoding pyridoxamine 5'-phosphate oxidase family protein, with product MYRNDGFRELGRQECLRLLARAPVGRIVHTRHALPAVLPVNFALDGDGAVLLCTSATSELVRAIDGAVVAFEADEVDAVAHSGWSVVVTGPASVVADPAEHRRLLHGGPRSWVPSPQVVFVRIEPELVTGRELVGGRSLYGLDSVV